A single genomic interval of Fibrobacter sp. UWB13 harbors:
- a CDS encoding hemolysin family protein, which produces MLEIALTVFCCLAASAFCSVTEASFYSVPPSTVEVLERQKKFTARYLKHVKDNIDRYIASVLVVNTVANTVGASLATALAVKRLSPSAAMLLPVILTILILLFGEITPKTLGVKQAKVCAPLVAVPFYYITKILSWTGIIWLCLTLTKHWTHEDKEKKDVSIEDINSLVSLGLREDVIDRQQALVIKNILSLKSLPVRRVMTPRQVVFTLPADSTIGETLDERGNWPFSRVPLYDKKKDNWIGIVLRRDAYNLLAEGKRDVKLRQLMRPMQLVPDSLMTDKLLLRFLKQRGHMVGVVDEFGAIAGIASLEDVLEEILGREIVDEFDVAVNLQETARRKSKALASMRKEKSRQ; this is translated from the coding sequence ATGTTAGAAATTGCATTAACTGTTTTTTGTTGTCTTGCTGCTTCGGCGTTCTGCTCTGTGACCGAAGCTTCGTTCTACAGTGTCCCGCCTTCGACGGTGGAAGTCTTGGAGCGCCAAAAGAAATTTACTGCACGTTACCTGAAGCACGTGAAGGATAATATCGACCGTTACATAGCCTCGGTGCTTGTGGTGAATACGGTTGCAAATACGGTGGGCGCGTCACTAGCGACAGCCTTGGCGGTAAAGCGCTTGTCGCCTTCGGCGGCGATGCTCTTGCCGGTGATACTCACGATTCTCATTTTGCTTTTTGGCGAAATCACTCCCAAGACGCTCGGCGTCAAACAGGCGAAAGTCTGCGCACCGCTCGTGGCTGTACCGTTTTACTACATCACGAAAATCCTCAGCTGGACGGGAATCATCTGGCTTTGCCTCACGCTTACCAAGCACTGGACGCACGAAGACAAAGAAAAGAAGGACGTGAGCATCGAGGACATCAACAGCCTTGTGAGTCTCGGGTTGCGTGAAGATGTGATTGACCGCCAGCAGGCACTTGTCATCAAGAACATCCTTTCGCTCAAGTCGCTCCCGGTGCGCCGTGTGATGACGCCGCGACAGGTCGTATTTACGCTCCCCGCCGACAGTACGATAGGCGAGACTCTTGACGAGCGCGGAAACTGGCCGTTTTCGCGTGTGCCGCTTTACGACAAGAAAAAAGACAATTGGATAGGCATTGTGCTCCGCCGCGATGCGTACAATCTTTTAGCCGAAGGCAAACGCGATGTGAAACTGCGCCAGCTCATGCGCCCGATGCAGCTCGTGCCCGACAGCCTCATGACGGACAAACTTTTACTCCGATTCCTCAAACAGCGCGGCCACATGGTGGGTGTTGTGGATGAATTCGGTGCCATTGCCGGCATCGCGAGCCTCGAAGACGTTCTCGAAGAAATCCTCGGTCGCGAAATCGTTGATGAGTTTGATGTGGCTGTGAACCTCCAGGAAACTGCCCGCCGCAAGTCCAAGGCACTCGCCTCCATGCGCAAGGAGAAAAGTAGACAGTAG